The DNA segment AAAGCACGTGAAAGCCCGTTACCCGCAACACTTTACTAATCTCTGCCGCCCTTTATTAGCTCAAGCATTTCCTCTCTTGTTGACTGTTTAGTCCTGAAAATACCGCGCACAGCCGATGTGACCACCCGTGAGCCGGGTTTTTTCAAGCCTCTCATACTGAGACACAGGTGTTCGGCCTCTATTATGACCATAGTTCCGCGTGGTTTCAGGGTTTTCATTATAGCATCGGCCAGTTGGGTGGTTAACCTCTCCTGCACCTGAAGCCTTTTAGCTAAGATGTCAAGCGCCTTGGCAAGCTCCCCTATGCCGACTATGTTTCCCTTATGAGGGATGTAGGCGATATTGGCTTTACCAAAAAACGGCAGCAGGTGATGTTCGCAAATTGAGTAAAACTGTATGTCTTTTAGAATTACCATCTCATCGTGGTTTTCACCCTCTATTGGAACAAGGATTTGTTCAAAGGGGGTTTCCATGCCCGACAGTAACTCCTCATACATGGCGGCCACTCTTTCGGGGGTCCTCAGTATGCCGGGTCTGCCCGGGTCCTCACCAATTCCCTCTATTATCAGTCGTATGCCTTCTTTTATTTTTTCCTTATCCATTGACATCAATTACCTCACAATCGGTCACAATCTTATCAACCCTGACGTCGTGGCTCTCAACAGGCACGGCGGATACCACCTGCCCGGCATAACATATGGCAACAAGATATGGTTTCTTACTCATGGCGGATATAAAATCGTCATAATACCCGCCGCCATACCCAAGGCGTCCTCCGGCTCTGTCAAAAGCAGCCCCCGGCATTACAATTAAGTCAATCCGGCCGGCTGTCGGCGCCTCAGATGGCTCAGGCTCTGAAATTCCCATATATCCGGGTTTTAAACTGCTAAGACCAGTTACTTTATAAGCCTCTAAGATGTGTTTTTCCCTGTTGACCCGTGGAAGGATAACGTCCTTTTTCATAGTAAGTGCCTGCTCTATCATAGGAAACGTATCCGGCTCACTTTTGAAAGACGCAAAAAACATGACACACTGTGCGCCACGCAACTCATCCAAAGTAAACAGCCTGTTTTTGATATAGCTGTCCCTTTGTCTTTTTTCCTCAGCATCAAGTGAGTCTCTGAGGCTTAGTATCTTTTTCCTTAAAGCCGCTTTTTCTTCTTTTAACATTGTAAAAACCATAATGAAAACAGTGCCGGTATCGCATGGGAATCAAACTACTTAGCGGCTACCGTTTAGAAATCTTGTCATCAAGTGCACTTTTTATTGTCTCAATGTCTTTCAGTGCCGAGGGGGCTGCTCTAAATACTGCAAGCCCCTTCATATCAGCCTCTGATATTTCATCATTGAAACGCACTGAACCAATTAATTCCATCTCTTCTATATTATTCTTTATAAATTCTATATCAGCGGTGTTTCTGACCTTACCGGCTACAACGAAAACATGGGAAACGCCGAGTGTTTTTGCCAAATCCCTGACGGTCAGGGCGGTTTGAATGCTCCTTTTGCCGGGCTCAACAACTACTATAAAGGCATCCACCCCCTCAGCCGTTCCTCTTGTCAAATGCTCTATCCCTGCCTCCATATCAACCACTACAACGTCCTCTCTCTCCACAACAAGGTGTTTAAGGAGACGTTTTAAAAACACATTTTCAGGACAGTAGCACCCCGATGAGGCCTCCTTAGACTTACCCATAACAAGGAGCTTTATTCCCTCAACCGTACGGCTGCAACTCTCCGGTATGTCATCCACCCTGGGGTTAAGTTTAAATACGCCTCCCATGGCTCCGGGCTTTGCCCCTGTGCGCTCTGCTATCAGCTCTGCCATCTCAGCTATCGGCCTAATGCCTGCAATCTCCTTGTCACTAAAACCCAGTGCAGTCGCCAAATTGGCGTCAGGGTCGGCATCCACGGCTATCACCATCTTACCCTCTTTAGCATAAAGGTAACTTAACACCGAAGACAACGTTGTCTTACCAACTCCACCCTTACCCGTTACTGCTATTTTCATAACCTCAAGTCTAACACTTTTGCGGTAATTATGTCAAAACTAAGAGAAAAGAAGATGGAAGGTTAGGGAAAGGGCTTTGCACTCTCCCTAAAACCCTCTCCCCCTAATTACCAGAAGTTTTAAAAATTACCGTGAAAAATCTAAGTCTTAAAGACCTTATCAAAATAGTCTTTTTGAAGCTTGAGGAAAACCCTCTTGAGCTTTCACTTAATACCAAGCTGCATTCAATTGTCTAACTTCGCTGGGCTTTGTCAAAAGCTCAGGGGCGTACTCTCCGAATCCCCTGTAAGGGGAGCGGCGCCGGCTCCCAGCCGCCTCGTTACTCTTCTGACTGCAGCTTGGCCTCATTAAAAAGCGATTGTTATGCTTTAACCTGAAATTTTCTCTTAAAAATCCTTTTTGGGGGGACTCGATTTTCTATATCGGATTTTGGGGTTAAAACCAACATTTACAAAACTATAATTTTGTGTTATTATAAACAATATGCTTAAAACAAAGACCGTAGAAAAGGAGTAAGCTAATGCCGATATATGAGTATGTGTGTCAGGACTGCCACAATCTCTTTTCAGTATTACAGAAAATGGGTGAATCCGGGGCAGTTTGTAAGTCGTGTAATTCAACAAACGTAAAGAAGCAGTTCTCAACCTTTAGCTGTTCGGATACTTCATCCGGTTATGGTAATAACCCCATGCCGACAGGCGGTTTTGGCGGTTCATGAGGCGTCTCCTCCTGTTAAACCGTGTGTTTAACAAAATTAATAAAAATACATCTTCCGGGTTTTTGCGGCTTATTTTAGTGCCAGGGATGAAAATGCTTAATGGCTAATAAACTTTTGCTGGTAAATAACAGTGTAACCATCCTCAAGGTGGTTGAGCTGATTCTCTCTGAAGAGGATTTCGAGGTTGTTTTTGTAAATGACGGGCAGGAGGCTTTAGAAAAATTAAAGTCCCTGGTTCCAAACATCATCCTTGCCGATGTGGAGCTGCCAAAGCTTGGCGGCTACGAGCTCTGTAAACAGGTAAAAGCTAATAAAGCCCTTAAAGACATCCCATTTGTTTTACTTATCGGGGCGTTTGAAGCCCTCAATGAGCAAAAAATAAAGGAAGTAGGCGCCAACGATTACCTTTTCAAACCTTTTGATTCCAAAGAGTTTTTAAATAAGATACATACTTATGTCTCTCCATCCGCCCCTGCGGCAGAGTCTGTGGATTTGGGCGATAGCAGCGAGGAGACTCACGCTGAGGAGGAGCCCATCGAGCTGGGTGAGTCCTCTATCATGGATGAAAAAGACATTGACAGCCTGTTTGAAGAAACGCACGTGGAAGAGACCGCCGTGTTTGAAGATGATTCCCTGCATGATGAAAAAGATGATTTTCAGGATTTCACGGATAATGATCTAACCACAAGGGAACTTAAAGATGTGCTGGAGAGCCTCTCGGGTGACGAGGAGGAATCCATGGGGGATATGTCTGATGCGGAACCTATGGAGCTGGAAAACACCTCTATGATGAGCGATGCCGATATAGAGGCACTGCTTAATGAAACAATGGTGGAGGAGACCGTTTCTTTCGATGGAGATATCAGAAAACTTGTTGCTGAATCAACTGAAGAGTCCATCCTTACAGATTTTGATACCACTGGGGATGCAGCTCCGGCTGAACAAGATGGTAAAGACAACGGTGATGAATCTATCGCATCTCTCTTTGACGACATGGACAAAGAATTCCCTGAGGGCGATGTTGACCCAACTATTGACCTTTTGGATGAGGATGTGGGCGCAACTGAAATTATTGACCAAATTGACTTATCAGGTATTGAGGATGATAAAGGTGCTTTTGAAGATTTGAAGGAGTTATCCGGTAGTTTTTTTGTTAAAGATGAGAAATCAAGCTTTGAAACTGCCGATGATACAGATAGTTTTACTCCTAAGGAGCATTTATACAGAGAACAACCTGTGGAAACCACATACAGACCGCAGGGAGACGTTCTCCTTACTTCTTTTGATGTTATAAGCATTCTTAAGAGGAGCCTTGACCATAAGGTTGATATGCTTTTTGATGAGGGACGTATTATGTCTGTTTTTCAGGACTCGGTCAATACATATGTTAAGGAAAACTTCCACAATATAAGCATCGGTCTCGATGACCGCGTCTCGGAGGCTATAAACAGAAAAATAAATGATGTTATCGGCCAGATTAATCTCGATGCCATAATAAGCCAGGTAATATCCGCAACCATTAAAGGGATATTATCCAACACCGTTAATGAAATGTTTAAAATGACAAAGGAAATAACAGAGCGGGTCATTAAAAACACCCTGGAGGAAAACATCCCGACACTTAGAGAGGAGGTTGAGAAGGTTATATGGGAGACAGTGCCGCAGATGGCGGAGAAACTGATAAAGATCGAAATAGAACAGATAAAATCGGAATTCATATAGTGCTATCAACCTCCGACAGGAAGCCGGCAACCCATGGTTAATGATTGATTAAACAAATATTTTTAAACACACAGTCTTTACCCATAGCGGCTGTGTTTGAAAAAT comes from the Nitrospirae bacterium YQR-1 genome and includes:
- the folE gene encoding GTP cyclohydrolase I FolE codes for the protein MDKEKIKEGIRLIIEGIGEDPGRPGILRTPERVAAMYEELLSGMETPFEQILVPIEGENHDEMVILKDIQFYSICEHHLLPFFGKANIAYIPHKGNIVGIGELAKALDILAKRLQVQERLTTQLADAIMKTLKPRGTMVIIEAEHLCLSMRGLKKPGSRVVTSAVRGIFRTKQSTREEMLELIKGGRD
- a CDS encoding 5-formyltetrahydrofolate cyclo-ligase; this encodes MLKEEKAALRKKILSLRDSLDAEEKRQRDSYIKNRLFTLDELRGAQCVMFFASFKSEPDTFPMIEQALTMKKDVILPRVNREKHILEAYKVTGLSSLKPGYMGISEPEPSEAPTAGRIDLIVMPGAAFDRAGGRLGYGGGYYDDFISAMSKKPYLVAICYAGQVVSAVPVESHDVRVDKIVTDCEVIDVNG
- a CDS encoding carbon monoxide dehydrogenase accessory protein CooC gives rise to the protein MKIAVTGKGGVGKTTLSSVLSYLYAKEGKMVIAVDADPDANLATALGFSDKEIAGIRPIAEMAELIAERTGAKPGAMGGVFKLNPRVDDIPESCSRTVEGIKLLVMGKSKEASSGCYCPENVFLKRLLKHLVVEREDVVVVDMEAGIEHLTRGTAEGVDAFIVVVEPGKRSIQTALTVRDLAKTLGVSHVFVVAGKVRNTADIEFIKNNIEEMELIGSVRFNDEISEADMKGLAVFRAAPSALKDIETIKSALDDKISKR
- a CDS encoding zinc ribbon domain-containing protein, with amino-acid sequence MPIYEYVCQDCHNLFSVLQKMGESGAVCKSCNSTNVKKQFSTFSCSDTSSGYGNNPMPTGGFGGS
- a CDS encoding response regulator yields the protein MANKLLLVNNSVTILKVVELILSEEDFEVVFVNDGQEALEKLKSLVPNIILADVELPKLGGYELCKQVKANKALKDIPFVLLIGAFEALNEQKIKEVGANDYLFKPFDSKEFLNKIHTYVSPSAPAAESVDLGDSSEETHAEEEPIELGESSIMDEKDIDSLFEETHVEETAVFEDDSLHDEKDDFQDFTDNDLTTRELKDVLESLSGDEEESMGDMSDAEPMELENTSMMSDADIEALLNETMVEETVSFDGDIRKLVAESTEESILTDFDTTGDAAPAEQDGKDNGDESIASLFDDMDKEFPEGDVDPTIDLLDEDVGATEIIDQIDLSGIEDDKGAFEDLKELSGSFFVKDEKSSFETADDTDSFTPKEHLYREQPVETTYRPQGDVLLTSFDVISILKRSLDHKVDMLFDEGRIMSVFQDSVNTYVKENFHNISIGLDDRVSEAINRKINDVIGQINLDAIISQVISATIKGILSNTVNEMFKMTKEITERVIKNTLEENIPTLREEVEKVIWETVPQMAEKLIKIEIEQIKSEFI